A segment of the Cohnella algarum genome:
GCTAAGGACGGACTGTTGCAGCGCGCCGCTCTTACAGCGTCTTCTGACCGGGCTTCCAGTTGACCGGGCACAGGCCGCCGGATTGCAGCGCCTGCAAAATGCGCAGCGTCTCGTCGACGCTGCGGCCGACGTTCATGTCGGTGACGACCTGGTAGCGCAGCACGCCTTCCGGATCGACGATGAACAGACCGCGGTGCGCGGCGCCGGACGCGTCGTCGAGAATGCCGTAGGCATGGGCGACTTCCTTCGTGAAGTCGGACGCGATCGGGAAGCGGATGTCGCCGATGCCGCCGGCGTCGCGCGGCGTCTGGATCCAGGCGCGGTGCGTATGCACGCTGTCGACCGAAGCGCCGACGATTTCGCAGTTCAGCTCTTTGAATTGGTCGTAAGCGTCGCTGAAGCCGACGATTTCGGTCGGGCAAACGAACGTGAAGTCATACGGCCAGAAGAAGAAGACGAGCCATTTGCCGCGGTAATCTTCCAGGGAGACCGTTTCTTCGAGCGTCTCCATGTTTTTGGTCGAAAGCAGCTTGAACGAAGGGGCGGGCGTGCCGACTTTGGCGAACGGATATTGTACGGTATGCAAGGTCATGATGTCATCCTCCTAAGATGAAAGTGTATAGTTGCAATCAAGGCCGACTGGTCCTCAGGCTTTCAGTTCTTCCAGCGCGCGGGTCAGTTCGGTTTGGTTGAAGCCCAAAATTTTGCGCTCGCCGATGACGGTGACCGGCACCGACCGCATGCCCGAATTCCACAGTTCTTCGGCATACTTCTCGTCGAGGTCGATGTTGCGCTCCTCGAAGGCGACGTTTTGCTCGGCCAAAAACGACTTTACTTTTTTGCAATAGACGCAGTGCGTGCTCGTGTAAATGATAACGGTCGGGTTCGACATGGCGGGTTCCTCCTTTTAGTTAACGGCTGCGGCTTGCGCCTCGGCTTCCGCGGTTTCCAAAAAACGTTCGCAATCGAGGGCGGCCATGCAGCCGGTTCCGGCGGCGCTGATCGCCTGGCGGTACTTGTTGTCCTGGACGTCGCCGCAAGCGAACACGCCCGGAATATTCGTTTCCGTCGAGCCCGGCTTGACGACCAGATAGCCGACCTCGTCGGTTTCCAGTTGACCGTCCAGAAATTTCGTGTTCGGGTTGTGGCCGATCGCGACGAAGACGCCTTCGGCTTCGATCAGCTCTTCCTCTCCCGTCTCGTTGTTGCGAACCTTCAGGCCTTTCACGCCGGTTTCGCTCGCCACGACCTCAAGCGGGGTGCGGTTCAAGCTCCAGCTGATCTTCTCGTTTTGGCGCGCCCGGTCCTGCATGATCTTCGAGGCGCGCAGTTCGTTGCGGCGGTTCACCAGCACGACTTCCGAAGCGAAGCGCGTCAGGAAATTCGCTTCCTCCATCGCGGAGTCTCCCCCGCCGACGACGATGATTTTTTTGCCCCGGTAGAAAAATCCGTCGCATGTCGCGCACGTGCTGACGCCGCGGCCGACGTTGTCCCTCTCGCCGGGAATGCCCAGGTACTTGGCCGACGCGCCGGTGGAAACGATGATGCTTTCCGCCTGCAGCTCGCCCATTCCTTCGACGGTTACGGCGAACGGACGTTTGGACAGGTCCGTTTTCGTCACCCATCCGCGGATGAACTCGGCGCCGAACCGTTCGGCCTGCTTGCGCATGTTGTCCATCAGCTCCGGCCCCATGATCCCTTCCGGGAAGCCGGGGAAGTTTTCAACCTCCGTCGTCGTCGTCAGCTGGCCGCCAGGCTCGGGCCCTTCGATGACGAGCGGGTTCAAATTCGCTCTTGCCAAGTAGATTGCCGCCGTCAGCCCCGCAGGGCCCGTGCCGATAATAATCGTTTTCCGCATGAACTCCACTCCTTATTATATTTAGATTAAGTATAAGCGATGTCTACAAAAATAGCATATCATCCGCCGGTCGACCTTTCATGAAGATGGAATGAAGACATCATGAAGGTTTCATGAAACGGCGCCGGGCGGCGATATGCCTTCTGTTTTTTCAGTCGGCGATGCGGTATCCGATGCCCCTGACCGTCAAAATGTAGCCGGGATTGCGGGGATCGTCGCCGAGCTTTTTGCGCAAGCTTTTAATATGGACGTCGATCGAATTACTGCCCCCGAAATAGGTTTCGCCCCAGATCGATTCCATCAGCCCCTGCCGCGACATAACCCCGTCGGCCGAAAGAAGCGCCTTGAGCAAATCGTACTCCATGCGCGTGAGCTCGATTTTTTGGCTGCCTTTGTGCACGGTCATTTTTTTCAGGTCCATCCGGATGTCCCGAAACGCGAGCATATCCGCCAGCTCCGTGCTGGACACCGGCTCGCGGCTTTCGACCAAAATCTGAATGCGTTCGACCGCCGTCTCGAGCGGACCGGGCCACGGGTGGACATACGCGGCGTTCGGGGGAGCCTCCGACCGGTCCCCGACCAAGTACAGGACCGATCCGGCCGGCGGCGGCGCCTCGTTTCCGTCCGTCTCGAGCGGTGCCACCGTGCGGTCGACGATCATCAGGTCGGGATGAAGGCTCGCAAGCAGCGGCTCCCGCTCATGGTGAAACACGAGCACGTCGTAGCATTTTTCCGTCAGTTCCGAAACGAGCCCCTGCAGCCTTCCGGGAAACGGACTGATGATGACGATCCGCCGCGTCGTTTCGCAGTATGCTCCATAGGGCCCGTTTACTTGTTCGGTCTCGAGGTTTTGCATTCCGCGCACACTCCCTTGAACAAAAATTGCTCCTCGGTTATGTCGTAGCCCGTCTCGACCTCGATTCGCTTCAGCCATTCCGCGGGCGTTTCCGTCATCACCTCGTCCACCCGCCCGCAGGACGTGCACACGATATGATGGTGGTCTTCCGTCCGGGCATCGTAACGGCTCGCGTCGCCCTGAAGCTTCAGTTCGCGAATGAGCCCTTCGTCGGTCAAAAAGCGGAGCGAATTGTATACGGTGGCATAGGCGACGCTTCGGCCGTCCGCTTTGAGCCGGTCGATAATGTCCGCGGCCGTCGGATGGTCGTGCGAGTCGTTGATGATATCGAGCACAAGCTTGCGCGGCGCAGTCAATCCTTTTCTCGTCATGGACTGCCCCTCCTTTGATAATTATACTTAGTCTAAAATTATATCAAAAAAGGGGGTTTGTCAAACGTTTGGGCAGATTTTCCAATTTACGCTCACGCTCCGTCACGTCTGCTTCCGGCCCCGATCTTGGCGACCCCGACTCTGCCGGAAAAAAACGCCGCGCCCCCGCCCATGTCCGCCAGCCGGTCCGGCGTCAGCGCATTGACGGCGCGCTTGCCGTCCGGGCCGTCCGCCCACAAGCCGAGGCTTACGGCCACGCCCCGCAAAACGTCGCGCCCGACCGAAGCCGTCAGCTCGCATTCGCCCCGGGCGTTCCATACGCGCACCGCATCCCCGTCGGCAATGCCGAGCTCGGCCGCGTCCAGTTCGTTCAAAACGAGCTTCGGCGATTTCTCCATTTGCGCGTGCTTCGCGTTATTGGAAAACGTCGAGTTCAAAAAGTTGTGGTTCGGTCCCGGAATAAACAGGAACGGCAGCTCTCCGTCGTCCGCGAGCGGAACGAACGTAGGCAGCGGCGGCAGCCCTTTGCGCTCCATCGCCTTCGAATACAGCTCGATTTTGCCGCTCGGCGTCCGCAGCTTGCCGGGAAGGGGCGGTCTCGCCTTAACCTTGACGAACGGCTTCTCCCGCAGCAGCTCCAGCGTAATGCCGTCATAGGCGGGGTTGAACGGCGCGTTCAGCGCCTGTCGGATCAGATCGTCCTCCGTATCCCGGAAGGCCTCGTCCTCGAACCCCATCGCTTCGGCCAGCAGGCGGAACGTCTCGACGTTCGATTTGCTTTCGCCGTACGGCGCGATTACCGGCTCCTGAATTTGCACATAATGATGCCAATAGGAATGATAAAAATCGGTATTTTCCAGCGACGACGTCGCCGGCAGCACGATGTCCGCGTACGCGGCCGTCTCCGTCAAAAACAGATCGTGCACGACGGTGAAGAGGTCCTCCCGCCTGAGCCCCTCGCGCACCTTGTTCGTGTCCGGGGCGACGATCGCCGGATTCGAATTGTACACGTACAGCGAGCGAATCGGCGGGTCGAGCTCGAGCAGCGCGCTGCCGATCCGGTTCATGTTGACCGAGCGCGGCTTCGTCCGGCGCAAATCCGGGCGCGTCAGCGCCTTGTCGTTGTGGGCGACGTGCCCGCCGTTGCCTTTGATCGCTCCTCCGCCCA
Coding sequences within it:
- a CDS encoding Fur family transcriptional regulator, with translation MTRKGLTAPRKLVLDIINDSHDHPTAADIIDRLKADGRSVAYATVYNSLRFLTDEGLIRELKLQGDASRYDARTEDHHHIVCTSCGRVDEVMTETPAEWLKRIEVETGYDITEEQFLFKGVCAECKTSRPNK
- a CDS encoding peroxiredoxin translates to MTLHTVQYPFAKVGTPAPSFKLLSTKNMETLEETVSLEDYRGKWLVFFFWPYDFTFVCPTEIVGFSDAYDQFKELNCEIVGASVDSVHTHRAWIQTPRDAGGIGDIRFPIASDFTKEVAHAYGILDDASGAAHRGLFIVDPEGVLRYQVVTDMNVGRSVDETLRILQALQSGGLCPVNWKPGQKTL
- a CDS encoding molybdopterin-containing oxidoreductase family protein encodes the protein MQRRASLRWTEMPDGVFPSVCSLDCPDQCGLLVHKKDGRIVKIEGDPSHPVTLGAICNKVRHLTERIYDPKRLAYPLKRTGPKGEGKFERVGWDEALKTIAGRWKELIAESGPEAILPYSFYGNMGRIGTEGMDRRFFHRLGSSELERTICESAGTEGYRYTMGGSYGTDPEDTVHAKLIVMWGINAVSTNMHQVTIAEKARKNGATVVAIDVHRNRTARWADWFVPIRPGTDAALALGMMHVLFAEGLANEAFLREYTVGHEELREHVRQYDPLAVSAITGVPPEDIVRLARLYGGTKPAFIRIGNGPQHHDNGGMCVRTIACLPAVTGSWLDLGGGAIKGNGGHVAHNDKALTRPDLRRTKPRSVNMNRIGSALLELDPPIRSLYVYNSNPAIVAPDTNKVREGLRREDLFTVVHDLFLTETAAYADIVLPATSSLENTDFYHSYWHHYVQIQEPVIAPYGESKSNVETFRLLAEAMGFEDEAFRDTEDDLIRQALNAPFNPAYDGITLELLREKPFVKVKARPPLPGKLRTPSGKIELYSKAMERKGLPPLPTFVPLADDGELPFLFIPGPNHNFLNSTFSNNAKHAQMEKSPKLVLNELDAAELGIADGDAVRVWNARGECELTASVGRDVLRGVAVSLGLWADGPDGKRAVNALTPDRLADMGGGAAFFSGRVGVAKIGAGSRRDGA
- a CDS encoding winged helix-turn-helix transcriptional regulator, coding for MQNLETEQVNGPYGAYCETTRRIVIISPFPGRLQGLVSELTEKCYDVLVFHHEREPLLASLHPDLMIVDRTVAPLETDGNEAPPPAGSVLYLVGDRSEAPPNAAYVHPWPGPLETAVERIQILVESREPVSSTELADMLAFRDIRMDLKKMTVHKGSQKIELTRMEYDLLKALLSADGVMSRQGLMESIWGETYFGGSNSIDVHIKSLRKKLGDDPRNPGYILTVRGIGYRIAD
- a CDS encoding glutaredoxin family protein, with translation MSNPTVIIYTSTHCVYCKKVKSFLAEQNVAFEERNIDLDEKYAEELWNSGMRSVPVTVIGERKILGFNQTELTRALEELKA
- the trxB gene encoding thioredoxin-disulfide reductase, translated to MRKTIIIGTGPAGLTAAIYLARANLNPLVIEGPEPGGQLTTTTEVENFPGFPEGIMGPELMDNMRKQAERFGAEFIRGWVTKTDLSKRPFAVTVEGMGELQAESIIVSTGASAKYLGIPGERDNVGRGVSTCATCDGFFYRGKKIIVVGGGDSAMEEANFLTRFASEVVLVNRRNELRASKIMQDRARQNEKISWSLNRTPLEVVASETGVKGLKVRNNETGEEELIEAEGVFVAIGHNPNTKFLDGQLETDEVGYLVVKPGSTETNIPGVFACGDVQDNKYRQAISAAGTGCMAALDCERFLETAEAEAQAAAVN